A genomic segment from Microtus pennsylvanicus isolate mMicPen1 chromosome 21, mMicPen1.hap1, whole genome shotgun sequence encodes:
- the Crygn gene encoding gamma-crystallin N, with product MAQRSGKITFYEGKHFTGRKLEVFGDCDNFQDRGFMNRVNSIRVESGAWVCFDHPDFRGQQFILEHGDYPEFFRWNGHNDHMGSCRPVGMHGEHFRIDIFEGCNFTGQCLEFVEDCPFLQSRGWAKSCVNAIKVYGDGAWVLYEEPNYRGRMYVVERGDFRSFSDWEAQSARVQSLRRVLNFF from the exons ATGGCGCAGCGCTCCGGGAAG ATCACTTTCTATGAGGGCAAGCACTTCACAGGGCGGAAGCTGGAGGTCTTTGGGGACTGTGACAACTTCCAGGACCGAGGCTTTATGAACCGAGTGAACTCCATCCGTGTGGAGAGTGGAGCCTGGGTCTGCTTCGATCATCCTGACTTCCGAGGCCAACAGTTCATCTTAGAGCATGGTGACTACCCTGAGTTCTTCCGCTGGAATGGGCACAATGACCACATGGGCTCCTGTCGGCCTGTGGGCATG CACGGAGAACATTTCCGCATAGACATCTTCGAGGGCTGCAACTTCACAGGCCAGTGCCTGGAGTTCGTGGAAGACTGCCCCTTCCTGCAGAGCCGGGGCTGGGCCAAGAGCTGTGTCAACGCCATCAAGGTGTATGGGGATGGAGC GTGGGTCCTCTACGAGGAGCCCAACTACCGCGGCCGCATGTACGTGGTGGAGAGGGGCGACTTCCGCAGCTTCTCCGACTGGGAGGCCCAGAGCGCACGTGTGCAGTCGCTCCGCAGGGTGCTCAACTTCTTCTAG